Proteins from a genomic interval of Yarrowia lipolytica chromosome 1E, complete sequence:
- a CDS encoding uncharacterized protein (Compare to YALI0E03476g, weakly similar to uniprot|Q7RWQ3 Neurospora crassa NCU03554.1) produces MQQEVYHFKVSWHHSQGARVCIIFRPCVISDGPSRITFIEPLRLISTRIAAHMIKMRLKFHHLVFTVGAVLSVLLFLSLCPLTLKRIPSNYINTAVDGYYFQYHRLTHVRHRKNWFRPSVRGIIDGSFFEVDSTAPWRVAYSSNKPGVAPAAVTQPNQRPTIVTLNAGDEDSDILAAWKRAWYAAGFNPVVHIETDHSLQHKMEAVSQANALIFCDKHIIPLDFRPNLPGGRMKEEFSENREKNGHHGRNSHRWKPSEYMPDLYDDNDVIDKLKGTPSKTTIYSQIEDSLHMGLVHFESIEFIRDLVQKLSSDRVSPGEASRDFRVSMENTRALAVYTPANLETITGYSSLHEDTVAGMISSHKRNMFSAVFSNGLQVVDPYEGMSQIFSLPSLRLAQRLGACPNVPLAKTCPPIAPVLEYFKLHKLTEKSHDREGEAQLVAPKFNEEHIRELQKLGCMICQDQSQIRLLRAYNLRPRTFKIGTLAHPLTRVAAEHVSTDVDIEMVYDSSTAYESWVHNVTHRVISSDRFGSVPKVLMMKDVLYKSFFEQSNSIWLTWEDSFVPSSETNNDIEYHLGFVLPPEPDSRVHVKSFKSIGEGLVSPHEFFNNGETIMKAINARLHNDDGNDSILNTVEGWNIPDTEIWRFLQELKSLHRRNQNIN; encoded by the coding sequence ATGCAGCAGGAAGTTTATCATTTTAAGGTTTCTTGGCACCACTCCCAGGGTGCGCGCGTATGCATTATATTTCGCCCTTGCGTCATTTCAGACGGACCTTCTCGAATTACATTTATTGAGCCTCTTCGCTTGATTTCGACCAGGATAGCAGCCCATATGATCAAAATGCGTCTCAAATTCCACCATCTCGTTTTTACTGTGGGCGCTGTGCTCTCGGTATTGCTCTTTCTGAGCCTCTGCCCCCTCACGCTCAAGCGGATCCCCTCAAATTACATTAACACCGCAGTCGACGGCTACTACTTCCAATATCACCGACTGACACATGTCCGACACCGAAAGAACTGGTTCCGACCCTCTGTCAGAGGAATAATCGATGGCTCCTTTTTCGAGGTCGACTCTACCGCACCGTGGAGAGTTGCCTACTCTTCAAACAAGCCGGGAGtggctcctgctgctgtcacACAACCTAACCAGCGACCCACAATCGTCACTCTCAACGCAGGCGACGAAGACAGCGACATTTTGGCCGCCTGGAAGCGAGCCTGGTATGCTGCTGGTTTCAACCCCGTCGTACACATTGAAACCGATCATTCACTGCAACACAAGATGGAGGCCGTCTCGCAAGCTAATGCTCTAATCTTCTGCGACAAACATATTATACCCCTTGACTTCCGACCCAATCTCCCTGGTGGACGAATGAAGGAAGAGTTCTCTGAaaacagagagaagaaCGGTCATCACGGACGAAACAGCCACCGATGGAAACCCAGCGAGTACATGCCCGATCTGTATGACGACAATGATGTAAttgacaagctcaagggaACCCCTTCGAAGACAACGATCTACTCCCAGATTGAAGACTCTCTACACATGGGCCTTGTTCACTTTGAGAGTATCGAGTTCATCCGAGACCTTGTTCAAAAGCTCTCTTCTGACCGTGTCTCTCCCGGCGAGGCCTCCAGAGACTTCCGTGTCTCCATGGAGAACACTCGAGCTCTGGCTGTTTACACACCAGCTAATCTTGAGACTATCACTGGAtactcttctcttcatGAGGACACTGTGGCCGGCATGATATCTTCCCACAAGAGAAACATGTTCTCTGCTGTCTTTTCTAACGGTCTTCAGGTGGTTGACCCTTACGAGGGTATGAGTCAGATCTTCTCACTCCCCTCCCTGCGACTTGCTCAGCGCCTGGGAGCTTGTCCCAACGTCCCTCTGGCCAAGACCTGTCCTCCCATTGCTCCCGTTCTGGAGTATTTTAAGCTGCACAAGCTCACTGAGAAGTCCCACGACCGAGAAGGTGAGGCCCAGCTTGTCGCACCCAAATTTAACGAGGAACACATCCGAGAACTGCAGAAACTAGGATGCATGATCTGCCAGGACCAGTCCCAGATCCGGCTTCTGAGAGCATACAACCTGCGACCGCGAACTTTCAAGATCGGCACACTCGCACATCCACTCACTCGAGTCGCGGCCGAACATGTCTCCACTGATGTAGATATCGAGATGGTCTACGACTCTTCCACTGCTTACGAGTCTTGGGTTCACAATGTCACTCATAGAGTCATTTCCAGCGATCGATTCGGATCCGTCCCCAAGGTGCTCATGATGAAGGATGTCCTCTACAAGTCATTCTTCGAGCAATCTAACTCCATTTGGCTGACCTGGGAAGACTCGTTCGTCCCTAGCTCCGAAACCAACAACGATATCGAGTACCATCTGGGCTTTGTTCTTCCACCTGAGCCGGATTCCAGAGTGCATGTCAAGAGTTTCAAGTCCATTGGTGAGGGTCTCGTGTCTCCTCATGAGTTCTTCAACAACGGAGAGACTATCATGAAGGCTATCAACGCCCGACTGCATAATGATGATGGCAATGACTCCATCCTCAACACCGTTGAGGGATGGAACATTCCTGATACCGAGATCTGGAGATTCCTCCAGGAGCTCAAGTCTCTCCACCGAAGAAACCAGAACATCAACTAA
- a CDS encoding uncharacterized protein (Compare to YALI0E03498g, similar to Saccharomyces cerevisiae DSN1 (YIR010W); ancestral locus Anc_7.175, weakly similar to DEHA0D15796g Debaryomyces hansenii): protein MPSKGSKKPRKHGHGADLASDSLLDQLLAESDDGQEQRPAKRRGILASARTKKDLKNTRTAKRTMSEMAPSKASQEKPRKAARSQTIGHGASDTSGKQTKTNGKVQKKHTQPSQNGDFTKPIGVLDMDDNDTDDHGRRSLQQETQQVITPTEVSSPPPPDPAVGMVGGNSADEELFEVELETAEGFRYRRRLTRRELEELQAEEESTSPQGVEMMEPETENSEMDPDHVTDSTSHSSVHVGARPKDSFVPMSPKDVSLPLKHTPVIQQQDMRKVPAKTPERNHDNRGRRISSLGNGFEGEPHADVDAQNFYKHFEPGLPEPHKARLLLTWSGKRAMMNHKTRMVRESAPQGLSETDETTARRIVRVIMEDIIRDMKDGKVNTSWYNRPEPDGDDHSNSRFTKPNAQNIANAEKLALFKKRLAAQQAEIKEWAKLEAEARERLDMAKGKSQKLVAQLQKPFDSPPTLPSLLSDVALSASTFSRQIDQVEDAVNKINSCNVRASKFCDEQFQALDNVLESRSRKRPRQSQDFRTIFNADRFRESTLDGEQTRDVLRTLSRLK, encoded by the coding sequence ATGCCCTCGAAGGGCTCCAAGAAACCTAGGAAGCATGGCCATGGTGCAGACCTGGCAAGTGATAGCTTGCTAGACCAGCTGTTAGCCGAGTCGGATGATGGGCAGGAACAGCGACCTGCCAAGCGTCGCGGTATTCTGGCGTCAGCGAGGACGAAGAAGGATCTGAAGAACACGAGGACTGCTAAAAGGACAATGAGTGAGATGGCACCTAGCAAAGCGTCTCAGGAGAAGCCTAGAAAGGCAGCAAGGTCTCAGACTATTGGTCACGGTGCCTCTGATACCTCAGGCAAACAGACGAAGACGAATGGTAAGGTTCAGAAAAAACATACACAACCATCACAAAACGGAGACTTCACCAAACCGATAGGTGTACTGGACATGGATGACAACGACACAGACGACCATGGACGACGATCACTGCAACAAGAGACCCAGCAGGTCATTACGCCTACAGAGGtatcttctccaccaccaccagaccCAGCCGTGGGCATGGTAGGAGGTAACAGTGCGGATGaagagctgtttgaggtgGAGTTAGAGACCGCGGAAGGGTTCAGATACAGGCGACGACTGACCAGGcgagagctggaggagctacaggctgaggaggagagcaCTTCACCTCAAGGGGTTGAGATGATGGAACCTGAGACTGAAAACTCGGAAATGGACCCCGACCATGTCACAGACTCGACGTCACACAGTAGCGTTCATGTTGGTGCCCGTCCAAAGGACTCGTTTGTGCCCATGTCGCCAAAAGACGTTTCGTTGCCGCTCAAACATACACCAGTGATACAACAACAGGATATGCGAAAAGTACCTGCAAAGACGCCCGAGCGCAACCACGACAACCGGGGAAGACGGATTAGTTCTCTTGGGAACGGCTTTGAAGGAGAGCCTCATGCAGACGTGGATGCGCAAAACTTCTACAAGCACTTTGAGCCCGGTCTGCCGGAACCTCATAAAGCACGGCTTCTGTTGACGTGGTCTGGTAAACGTGCGATGATGAATCACAAGACCAGGATGGTTCGTGAGAGTGCTCCTCAGGGTCTGTCGGAAACTGACGAGACTACAGCTCGACGCATTGTTCGTGTAATTATGGAAGACATTATTCGAGACATGAAGGACGGCAAAGTGAACACCAGTTGGTACAATCGACCTGAGCCTGACGGTGACGACCATTCCAATTCACGGTTCACCAAGCCCAATGCACAGAACATTGCCAATGCTGAGAAACTCGCGCTGTTTAAGAAGCGGCTGGCTGCCCAACAAGCAGAGATCAAGGAATGGGCCAAGTTGGAAGCGGAGGCGCGAGAGAGACTGGATATGGCCAAGGGTAAGAGTCAGAAGTTAGTTGCACAGCTTCAAAAGCCGTTTGATTCGCCGCCGACCCTCCCTTCTCTGTTGAGCGATGTTGCACTATCTGCATCCACGTTTTCCCGTCAGATTGACCAGGTTGAAGACGCTGTGAACAAAATCAACAGTTGCAACGTTCGGGCATCCAAGTTCTGCGACGAGCAGTTCCAGGCGCTTGATAATGTGTTAGAATCTCGAAGCAGGAAAAGACCAAGGCAGTCTCAAGATTTCAGAACCATCTTTAATGCTGATAGGTTCAGGGAGTCGACCTTGGACGGTGAGCAGACCAGAGACGTTCTCAGAACGCTTAGTCGACTCAAGTGA
- a CDS encoding uncharacterized protein (Compare to YALI0E03520g, similar to Saccharomyces cerevisiae TRS20 (YBR254C); ancestral locus Anc_7.176, similar to CA4622|IPF5751 Candida albicans IPF5751 TRAPP subunit of 20 kDa involved in targeting and fusion of ER to golgi transport vesicles), with amino-acid sequence MSYYLAIVGTEDNPIYTQEFGTYRQGGDGNSRFSPEMKELAPFILHAAIDMVEQTASRTNQLYLRTVDNFYSHLVSAFVTAGDIKIMLLHETRNEESIRQFFQEVHDLYVKTLLSPFYFVNQPITSPVFDQRIKSLAKKYL; translated from the coding sequence ATGTCATATTACCTTGCAATCGTGGGCACTGAAGACAACCCCATTTACACACAAGAGTTCGGCACAtaccgccaaggaggtgatgggAACTCCCGATTCTCGCCCGAAATGAAGGAGCTGGCACCATTTATTCTACACGCAGCTATTGACATGGTGGAGCAGACCGCATCTAGGACCAACCAGCTGTACCTGCGAACAGTCGACAACTTCTACAGTCATCTGGTGTCTGCCTTCGTGACCGCCGGAGATATCAAAATCATGTTGCTGCATGAGACCAGAAATGAGGAGTCGATACGTCAGTTCTTTCAGGAGGTCCACGACCTCTACGTCAAGACCTTATTGTCGCCATTCTACTTTGTAAACCAGCCCATCACCAGCCCAGTGTTCGACCAGCGAATCAAGAGCTTGGCCAAGAAGTATCTGTAG
- a CDS encoding uncharacterized protein (Compare to YALI0E03542g, no similarity, similar to Saccharomyces cerevisiae TFC8 (YPL007C); ancestral locus Anc_8.82) yields MLLLCTTPPSRQIILVTSDAKNNGAFRPHPTVTASPNRHPNRITVDTDSQINTRHLHTMLKDIRLPRIQPSATGGALAWSDDGDLSIAAGSDAVVLNVNGPITSRDDEIDSVRDRNWAQFPETNFTINKSDTMDAIPVTAGGSTSIPGNQIQYGSGDRHVADIAWSPTGLGKMHGCLIGLLNTTHELFIYDHRGQVEKHSWTLCHNVADVLYKRVKKETGETNGEDHPTVVEEPTNGDSSMIDHGEDTPKGSRAGTPSVPGITEQEYTREQYYSFQIHSFAWSPTIDKNNYVAVGTGRGEIIVLSVEANDLKIVASTFTRDRQIVKLAWDATPYGGSALVAVTDANEVVKLTWDNEKQELGEPSTLISSSRFVIAAMSFVNGTVAVSQPHRLTWVSPEGKIESPLWGDSNTVSDIAIHDDKVLIVTYKGGVVYWNPTSNTMEQQEQTMALLMKRLTTAKENNGSLNGVTPSFNTLDYEAVISGAAISPHGTFLSIFYAVTPTNVLKFPIPSTVVTRVAFVPLITPTSLSHDAVPLRPSSMAAGEAMQSSQWEFQVWGRVAQKLFKDEDGQAGMVFKSNYLEHLATQFNLSPSQHITQHMAETNGTLEELLNSVFLSDELDKARFSAFYDLTLIPEMQKLLFSLVLFYVSKNWDSVSPKLSGYDFAILSAFTEIAGQQEPPIPLTPELGMVTVKTDFISESFDMNAQAQNLEVVVSTEGHTWKRCALTQLPILILDPLTPSWGPSKILNWRSLEPSTLGYLTKTLLAVFPLCPYTGTRYYENVPQIYNE; encoded by the coding sequence ATGCTTCTGCTATGCACAACACCTCCCAGTCGACAAATTATTCTCGTCACATCAGACGCGAAAAACAACGGGGCTTTCAGACCTCATCCGACCGTTACTGCATCACCTAACCGACATCCAAATCGAATTACAGTCGATACAGACTCCCAGATAAATACGCGACACTTGCACACCATGTTGAAAGACATTCGTTTACCGAGAATCCAACCCTCAGCAACTGGTGGAGCTCTGGCCTGGTCGGACGATGGTGATCTGAGTATTGCTGCAGGATCGGACGCGGTCGTTCTCAATGTCAACGGACCCATCACTTCGCGTGACGATGAGATTGACAGTGTGCGAGACCGAAACTGGGCCCAGTTCCCCGAAACCAACttcaccatcaacaagtctGACACCATGGACGCCATCCCCGTCACAGCTGGGGGCTCCACGTCGATTCCGGGCAACCAGATCCAGTACGGCTCCGGTGACCGGCACGTGGCTGATATTGCTTGGTCTCCAACAGGCCTCGGAAAGATGCACGGTTGTCTCATTGGTCTGCTCAATACCACCCATGAGCTGTTCATCTACGACCACCGAGGCCAGGTGGAGAAGCACTCGTGGACTCTGTGCCACAACGTTGCTGATGTGCTGTACAAACGCGTCAAAAAGGAGACTGGTGAGACTAACGGAGAAGACCATCCTACAGTGGTGGAAGAGCCCACCAACGGAGACAGCTCCATGATTGACCATGGCGAAGACACACCCAAGGGCTCACGTGCCGGAACGCCCAGCGTGCCTGGAATTACCGAGCAGGAATACACCCGCGAACAGTACTACAGTTTCCAGATCCACAGCTTTGCATGGTCGCCAACAATCGATAAAAACAATTACGTCGCTGTGGGAACTGGTCGAGGCGAAATCATCGTGTTATCTGTCGAAGCAAACGATCTCAAGATAGTAGCTTCTACTTTTACTCGTGACAGACAGATTGTCAAACTCGCATGGGACGCCACTCCATATGGAGGTAGTGCTCTGGTAGCTGTAACTGACGCTAACGAGGTCGTGAAGCTTACTTGGGATAATGAGAAGCAAGAGCTTGGCGAACCTTCCACCCTCATCTCTTCTTCCCGATTTGTGATTGCTGCTATGTCTTTTGTAAATGGAACAGTCGCTGTCTCGCAACCACACAGACTCACTTGGGTGAGCCCAGAAGGAAAAATTGAATCACCTCTCTGGGGTGATTCAAACACGGTGTCAGATATCGCTATTCACGATGACAAGGTCCTTATTGTAACATACAAGGGTGGAGTCGTCTACTGGAACCCTACTTCCAACACCATGGAGCAACAGGAACAGACCATGGCTCTGCTGATGAAGCGTCTCACAACAGCTAAGGAAAACAATGGAAGTTTGAACGGTGTTACACCAAGTTTCAATACTCTTGATTACGAGGCTGTCATATCTGGCGCTGCTATCAGTCCTCATGGCACATTCCTTTCCATCTTCTACGCTGTCACTCCCACCAACGTCCTCAAGTTCCCTATTCCTTCTACCGTGGTCACACGTGTCGCATTTGTACCTCTGATTACTCCCACATCGCTCTCTCATGATGCTGTTCCTTTGAGACCGTCGTCCatggctgctggagaagctaTGCAGAGCTCCCAGTGGGAGTTCCAAGTCTGGGGAAGAGtggcccagaagctgttcaaagatgaagatggccaGGCTGGTATGGTGTTCAAGTCTAATTATCTTGAGCATCTCGCCACTCAGTTCAACCTCTCTCCTTCCCAACATATTACCCAACACATGGCCGAGACCAACGGCACTTTGGAAGAACTTCTGAATTCCGTCTTCTTGTCAGATGAGCTTGACAAGGCCAGATTCTCTGCGTTCTATGATCTCACACTGATCCCAGAGATGCAGAAACTACTATTCTCTCTTGTACTCTTCTACGTCAGCAAAAACTGGGATAGCGTGTCGCCGAAGCTCTCAGGCTATGACTTTGCCATTCTCAGTGCTTTCACCGAGATTGCAGGACAACAGGAACCTCCTATCCCCCTTACACCTGAGCTGGGCATGGTAACCGTGAAAACTGATTTCATCAGTGAGTCATTCGATATGAATGCTCAAGCACAGAACCTCGAGGTGGTCGTTTCTACAGAAGGACACACATGGAAGCGATGTGCACTCACCCAGCTGCCAATTCTTATCCTGGATCCCCTAACACCAAGCTGGGGTCCATCCAAGATTCTCAACTGGAGAAGTTTGGAGCCCTCGACTCTAGGTTATCTTACCAAGACTCTACTGGCCGTGTTCCCCCTGTGTCCTTACACAGGCACGCGATACTATGAGAATGTCCCTCAGATTTATAACGAGTGA
- a CDS encoding uncharacterized protein (Compare to YALI0E03564g, no similarity, similar to Saccharomyces cerevisiae YBR255W; ancestral locus Anc_7.177) encodes MSVVKSKPSLLKLRRGKRAGDTEVQVVEVKMEDGDLTVMAEPKSGSKASKCAKSLSNAAKLPQLHRQKPHPSPPGPVRSTQSPPSPTTQTTPPLTCNTNYFPTKRSPLSNSSSPTSPSHAASRPPLKPRSTSDSRRLSNALRDDSSQTALSSHTAASSTLSRSQPINSNYANNGGHIHQSNSPTKTHNNQHPQPLHLPPTPPLAHSDTKAAASMGKLKLTSSAGFFLPEPKPFENDHDGYHSHDDNNDHDHVLTPVTSQDQDPDLSLETALTPDTPSSSPDEPGKREISRLASMVYHIKSLRNQQLYGSAEAAAQRNHEARHFSYDYDPEGSSKERYQQRKHIPPSVWAAATRVKATLEVYHHAVSVAQKHVDREFPEVHLGYNPLQVRRNRKLRKGSHHKPSLNINCDTVPLASSVFSKHARDSKDYKYPWEVDVPELLSDIGWRAQNKRHMVDGQGNYVYPMAQHRQHDRRKSWVRIATPLGRSQECVDTFSSEEELRRDQSDGSNKLPSLAKLSDNEKEKEKSHRNLGLGAGISAGPFSFSAGVGSMGMASHPKLESPSKSLVSVNRVNSSSPEIQVTLATPTPPSVHLESSENDSPHDHESSESSVEGGPELSKLLSISRPASKVPSSASLRAPALSIVTHNPEVSKTSLVTADQGSQLSLHSAHYDDGFNEHLTELQYLETCFMLGHLHMASSAYGTKPPPSNAEFVREVTDIMEEGFFQLTNIYLPKVGEQYDAVGSEVDALKLELSDKKDPLLDYLLYEAEHLVTEVSTTLNLETRKTSERLKQIECCGAARDQVWCVCYFLLEWFVVLVMWFIWGIVTAARSVKNTFVMFYITIKWLLWM; translated from the coding sequence ATGTCGGTAGTGAAATCCAAGCCGTCGCTGCTCAAGCTGAGGCGAGGCAAGCGAGCAGGCGACACTGAGGTGCAAGTGGTTGAGGTCAAGATGGAGGATGGAGACCTAACGGTTATGGCCGAGCCCAAGAGTGGATCCAAGGCATCCAAGTGCGCTAAGAGCCTCAGCAATGCCGCCAAACTCCCCCAACTACATCGCCAGAAACCCCACCCATCACCGCCTGGTCCAGTTCGATCCACTCAGTCACCGCCAAGCCCAACTACCCAGACGACCCCTCCGCTGACATGCAACACCAACTACTTTCCGACGAAACGAAGCCCGCTTTCAAACAGCTCGTCGCCCACATCTCCCTCGCATGCCGCCAGTCGGCCACCGCTCAAACCCCGTAGTACCAGCGACTCACGACGTTTGTCTAACGCCCTTCGAGACGATTCCTCCCAAACGGCACTTTCCAGCCACACTGCAGCATCCTCAACTCTGTCAAGGTCCCAACCCATAAACTCAAACTACGCTAATAACGGTGGCCACATCCACCAGTCCAACTCTCCAACAAAAACGCATAATAACCAACACCCGCAACCCTTGCATCTCCCCCCAACTCCGCCCCTTGCACACTCCGACACAAAAGCAGCAGCGTCCATGGGCAAGTTGAAGCTCACGTCGTCCGCGGGATTTTTCCTGCCCGAACCAAAGCCCTTCGAAAACGACCACGACGGATACCACAGCCACGATGACAACAACGACCACGACCACGTGCTGACCCCAGTCACCTCGCAGGACCAGGACCCGGACCTGTCGCTGGAGACTGCGCTGACTCCCGACACCCCCAGTAGCTCGCCCGATGAGCCCGGCAAACGCGAAATCTCCCGTCTGGCGTCCATGGTTTACCACATCAAGTCCCTCCGTAACCAGCAGCTGTACGGCTCTGCAGAAGCCGCAGCACAGCGAAACCACGAGGCGCGTCACTTTTCATACGACTACGACCCAGAGGGATCTTCCAAGGAACGTTACCAGCAGCGAAAGCACATTCCCCCATCTGTTTGGGCCGCCGCTACAAGAGTTAAGGCCACTCTGGAAGTTTACCACCACGCTGTTTCTGTCGCACAAAAGCACGTGGACAGAGAGTTTCCAGAAGTCCATCTCGGATACAACCCGTTACAGGTGCGTCGAAACCGAAAACTGAGAAAAGGAAGCCACCACAAGCCCTCGCTGAACATCAACTGTGACACGGTGCCCCTGGCTTCGTCTGTCTTTTCAAAACACGCACGAGACTCCAAGGACTACAAATACCCCTGGGAAGTGGACGTGCCGGAGCTTCTTTCGGACATCGGATGGAGAGCTCAGAACAAACGACACATGGTTGACGGCCAGGGCAACTACGTCTATCCTATGGCCCAGCATAGACAGCATGACCGACGAAAGAGCTGGGTGAGAATCGCCACTCCTCTAGGACGGTCCCAGGAGTGTGTCGACACCTTCTCTTCCGAAGAGGAACTTCGAAGAGACCAATCCGATGGCTCTAACAAGCTGCCTtctctggccaagctgTCGGACAAcgagaaagaaaaagaaaaaagccACAGAAACCTGGGTCTTGGGGCGGGCATCTCTGCCGGGcccttttccttttctgCAGGCGTTGGAAGCATGGGAATGGCTTCTCATCCCAAGCTGGAATCTCCCTCAAAGTCTCTTGTGAGCGTCAACCGAGTgaactcctcctctccgGAGATTCAGGTGACCCTGGCCACCcccactcctccttctgtgCATCTTGAGTCTTCTGAAAATGACAGTCCTCACGACCACGAGTCTTCAGAGAGCTCTGTTGAAGGAGGCCCTGAGCtgtccaagctgctgtccaTTTCTCGGCCCGCCAGCAAGGTGCCCTCTTCGGCCAGTCTCCGAGCCCCTGCTCTTTCCATCGTGACCCACAATCCCGAGGTGTCCAAGACCTCTCTGGTCACTGCCGACCAAGGGTCGCAGCTCTCCCTCCATTCGGCCCACTATGACGATGGTTTCAACGAGCATCTTACTGAGCTTCAGTATCTTGAAACCTGCTTCATGCTGGGTCATTTGCATATGGCTTCCTCTGCATACGGTACTAAGCCTCCTCCCTCTAATGCCGAGTTTGTCCGAGAAGTGACCGACATTATGGAAGAGGGCTTTTTCCAGTTAACTAACATATACCTGCCAAAGGTTGGCGAACAGTATGACGCTGTTGGTAGTGAGGTCGATGCCCTCAAGCTCGAGCTttccgacaagaaggacccCCTTCTAGACTATCTGCTGTACGAAGCAGAACATCTGGTCACCGAGGTGAGTACCACACTCAATCTGGAGACCCGAAAGACTTCCGAGCGTCTCAAGCAAATTGAGTGCTGTGGAGCTGCTCGGGACCAGGTCTGGTGTGTGTGCTACTTTCTTCTGGAGTGGttcgtcgtccttgtcaTGTGGTTCATTTGGGGCATTGTCACTGCTGCTCGCAGCGTCAAAAACACGTTCGTCATGTTCTACATTACCATCAAGTGGTTATTGTGGATGTAA
- a CDS encoding uncharacterized protein (Compare to YALI0E03586g, weakly similar to uniprot|Q9HEM5 Neurospora crassa NCU01320.1) — protein MAPLPIALNGDFRYVLAASALLPAIGFFHSLNTLYWRAKSKTKFPLLFADETVKVDPKIDAAKKRFNCAQKAHLQFTENVNLTLLAGWITGVSYPKEAAGLIAVWAISRFLYVLAYSTGEPNRRMPPNFFNITSQVALIASAIFTSFKAIV, from the coding sequence atgGCTCCCCTCCCCATCGCTCTTAACGGAGACTTCAGATACGTGCTTGCAGCCTCTGCCCTGCTCCCCGCCATtggcttcttccactcTCTCAACACTCTCTACTGGCGAGCAAAGTCCAAGACCAAGTTCCCTCTCCTCTTCGCTGACGAGACTGTTAAGGTCGACCCCAAGATCGATGCGGCCAAGAAGCGATTCAACTGTGCACAGAAGGCCCATCTACAGTTCACCGAGAACGTGAACCTGACTCTTTTGGCCGGCTGGATTACCGGAGTTTCCTaccccaaggaggctgctggtCTCATTGCTGTCTGGGCAATCTCCCGGTTCCTCTACGTGCTGGCCTATTCGACCGGCGAGCCCAACCGACGAATGCCCCccaacttcttcaacatCACCTCCCAGGTTGCTCTCATTGCCTCTGCTATCTTCACCTCTttcaaggccattgttTAG